Below is a window of Variovorax sp. TBS-050B DNA.
GGCGTGAGCCCGACCTTGACGTAGGCCACGGTGAAGAAGGCATCGCGCGCCGAGACCAGCATGTCGCAGGCCAGCGCCATCGACAGGCCCGCGCCCGCGGCGCCGCCCTCGACGGCCGCGATCACCGGCTTGCCGCAGTCGCGCAGCGCGCGGATCAGGTTGTTGAGCCCTTCGAGGATCTGGCGCCGTTCGGCCATCGGCAGTTCGCGCCGCTTGGCGAGCAGGTTCAGGTCGCCGCCCGAGCAGAAGAAGTCGCCCGCGCCGGTGAACACGATCGCGCCGACCTCGGGGTCGCGCTCCGCGTCGGCCAACGCGGCCGAGAGTTCCGCGTAGAGCGTGGGCGTGATCGCGTTGCGCGCGCCCGGGTTGCTGTTGGTCAGGATGCGCACAGCGCCTTCCTGGCTCACGAGAACGGTCTTGTTGCCTTCGCTCATGCTGCGATCTCCTTGCCGAGTTGGATGTAGCGCTGCAGATGATGATCCTCGTCGCCGAGCTGGTGGTCGATCATCACGAGCCGCTTGGCGTAATGCGGCAGCGGCAGCTCCCAGGTCATGCCGATGCCGCCGTGCATCTGGATGCTTTCTTCCGCCACCAGCGCGCCGATGCGACCGATGCTGAACTTGGCGGCCGAGAGCGCGCGTTCGCGCGCCACGCGGTCGTTGCCGTCGATGGCGGCCGCGGCGTTGATGACCGCCGAGCGGGCCTGCTCGATCTCGAGCAGCAGGTCGGCCATGCGGT
It encodes the following:
- a CDS encoding enoyl-CoA hydratase, whose product is MSEGNKTVLVSQEGAVRILTNSNPGARNAITPTLYAELSAALADAERDPEVGAIVFTGAGDFFCSGGDLNLLAKRRELPMAERRQILEGLNNLIRALRDCGKPVIAAVEGGAAGAGLSMALACDMLVSARDAFFTVAYVKVGLTPDGGATAFLAEFVSRQVLTELCLTGDRVTAERLNQLGAVNRLTDKGQALAEAVALAAQVATGPQRAMARIKSLCRQAHHATLEQQLDAEAVSMVESQGDVEAAEGIGAFLGKRRADFVALRRAPKGAA